One segment of Solanum lycopersicum chromosome 1, SLM_r2.1 DNA contains the following:
- the LOC101253412 gene encoding probable serine/threonine-protein kinase PBL16: protein MGNCCCRGQPSIYRVSSNAKSESPKDKSPSQNARMDHTKMPSNPEEVEDLRRSSATNPLIAFSFDELKIITCNFRQDYMLGGGGFGNVYKGYITEDLREGLQPITVAVKVHDGDNSYQGHREWLAEVIFLGQLSHPNLVKLIGYCCEAEHRVLIYEYMARGSVENNLFSRVLLPLPWSIRMKIAFGAAKGLAFLHEAEKPVIYRDFKTSNILLDLEYNTKLSDFGLAKDGPVGDKSHVSTRIMGTYGYAAPEYIMTGHLTPRSDVYSFGVVLLELLTGRRSLDKSKPAREQNLTDWAVPLLREKKKLLNIIDPRLDGDYPIKSVHKAAMLAYHCLNRNPKARPLMRDIVDSLEPLQIPGEVPTSEKPTLTVITDTPNGVIKEKVQT from the exons atgGGAAATTGCTGCTGTAGGGGTCAACCTTCAATATACAGAGTCTCTTCTAATGCAAAATCTG AGTCTCCAAAGGATAAAAGTCCATCTCAAAATGCAAGGATGGATCACACTAAGATGCCTTCGAACCCTGAAGAAGTAGAAGACCTGCGTCGTAGCTCAGCTACAAATCCATTGATTGCATTCTCCTTTGATGAACTTAAGATAATAACATGCAACTTTAGACAAGATTACATGCTCGGTGGAGGAGGATTCGGAAATGTTTATAAAGGATATATTACTGAAGATTTGAGGGAAGGACTCCAGCCAATTACAGTAGCTGTTAAGGTTCATGATGGGGATAATAGTTATCAGGGACACAGGGAATGGCTG GCTGAAGTGATATTTCTCGGCCAACTTTCGCACCCAAATTTAGTAAAGTTGATTGGTTACTGCTGTGAAGCTGAACATCGAGTTCTTATATACGAGTATATGGCTCGGGGAAGTGTTGAAAACAATTTGTTCTCAA GAGTATTGCTTCCTCTTCCGTGGTCCATTAGAATGAAGATTGCCTTTGGCGCAGCTAAGGGGCTCGCATTTCTGCATGAAGCTGAAAAACCTGTTATCTATCGAGATTTTAAGACATCTAATATCCTGTTAGATCTG GAGTACAATACAAAACTCTCTGATTTTGGGCTAGCTAAAGATGGACCAGTTGGTGACAAATCTCATGTTTCTACTCGCATAATGGGAACCTATGGATATGCTGCCCCTGAATATATTATGACAG GTCATTTGACTCCTAGGAGTGATGTTTATAGTTTTGGAGTTGTTCTTCTCGAGCTTCTAACGGGAAGAAGATCACTTGATAAATCGAAACCAGCCCGAGAACAAAACCTTACAGATTGGGCAGTACCATTGcttagagaaaagaaaaaactgCTCAATATTATAGATCCAAGACTTGATGGAGATTATCCCATAAAATCTGTTCATAAGGCTGCAATGCTTGCTTATCATTGCCTAAATCGCAACCCGAAAGCACGACCTTTAATGAGAGACATTGTAGATTCCTTAGAGCCTCTTCAGATACCTGGTGAAGTTCCAACAAGTGAGAAGCCTACTTTGACTGTGATCACTGATACGCCAAATGGAGTTATCAAAGAGAAGGTGCAAACTTGA